One Faecalicatena sp. Marseille-Q4148 DNA window includes the following coding sequences:
- a CDS encoding cell division protein ZapA, whose translation MASAKNYTEVLIGGKVFTLSGFESEEYLQKVSAYLNHKLTECSNNESYRKQSAETRSILLALNIADDYFKAKTQADSLENDAEGRDKEVYDLKHDLISTQIKYENTQKALDKVREENRELQMQIVKLETEIQSKKK comes from the coding sequence ATGGCATCAGCTAAGAATTATACAGAGGTTTTGATTGGCGGAAAGGTATTTACGCTGAGCGGATTTGAAAGTGAAGAATATTTGCAGAAAGTATCTGCATATCTGAACCATAAACTGACAGAATGTTCAAATAATGAGAGTTATCGCAAGCAGAGTGCAGAAACAAGAAGTATTTTGCTGGCGCTGAATATTGCGGATGACTACTTCAAGGCAAAGACACAGGCAGATTCTCTGGAAAATGACGCAGAGGGACGGGATAAAGAAGTATATGATCTGAAACATGATCTGATTTCAACACAGATCAAATACGAAAATACACAAAAAGCTCTGGACAAAGTACGCGAAGAGAACCGCGAACTTCAGATGCAGATCGTAAAATTAGAAACAGAAATACAAAGTAAGAAAAAATAG
- the ruvB gene encoding Holliday junction branch migration DNA helicase RuvB produces MAKRIITTENLEEDMKIENHLRPQMLDDYIGQEKAKTMLKVYIEAAKGRGEALDHVLFYGPPGLGKTTLAGIIANEMGVHMKITSGPAIEKPGEMAAILNNLQEGDVLFVDEIHRLNRQVEEVLYPAMEDYAIDIMIGKGAAARSIRLDLPKFTLVGATTRAGMLTAPLRDRFGVINRLEFYTDQELKTIITRSAKVLDVEIDEQGALELARRSRGTPRLANRLLKRVRDFAQIRYDGVITEQVAVYALDLLDVDRYGLDHIDRNILMTMIQKFGGGPVGLDTLAASIGEDSGTIEEVYEPYLLKNGFLQRTPRGRVVTEFAYHHLGISTENTGK; encoded by the coding sequence ATGGCAAAACGGATTATAACAACAGAAAATCTGGAAGAAGATATGAAAATTGAGAATCATCTTCGCCCACAGATGCTGGACGACTATATCGGTCAGGAGAAGGCGAAGACGATGCTGAAGGTTTATATTGAAGCAGCGAAGGGCAGAGGCGAGGCGCTGGATCATGTGTTGTTCTATGGACCGCCCGGACTCGGTAAAACAACGCTTGCCGGCATTATTGCTAATGAAATGGGTGTTCATATGAAAATCACTTCCGGACCTGCCATCGAAAAGCCGGGGGAGATGGCTGCAATTTTGAATAATCTGCAGGAAGGAGACGTGCTTTTTGTAGATGAAATCCACCGTCTGAATCGTCAGGTGGAGGAAGTACTCTATCCTGCGATGGAAGATTACGCTATAGATATTATGATCGGAAAGGGCGCAGCAGCTCGATCCATTCGTCTGGATCTCCCAAAGTTTACGCTTGTGGGAGCGACAACAAGAGCAGGGATGCTGACGGCACCGCTGAGAGATCGTTTTGGTGTGATCAATCGACTGGAGTTTTACACGGATCAGGAATTAAAGACAATTATTACACGTTCTGCCAAAGTATTAGATGTAGAAATTGATGAACAGGGAGCGTTAGAGCTTGCAAGGCGTTCCAGAGGGACACCGCGTCTGGCGAATCGTTTGCTGAAGAGAGTCAGAGATTTTGCGCAGATTCGCTATGACGGAGTCATTACAGAGCAAGTTGCCGTCTATGCGCTCGATCTTTTGGATGTAGATCGATATGGTCTGGATCATATTGACAGAAATATTTTAATGACTATGATTCAGAAATTCGGCGGAGGACCGGTAGGACTTGATACACTGGCAGCATCAATTGGAGAAGATTCAGGAACGATCGAAGAAGTGTATGAACCGTATCTTCTAAAGAATGGATTTCTTCAAAGGACTCCCCGTGGACGGGTTGTGACAGAATTCGCGTACCATCACCTCGGAATTTCCACAGAAAATACCGGAAAATAG
- the ruvA gene encoding Holliday junction branch migration protein RuvA, whose translation MISYIRGTLAEIEEDRILVDVGGIGYGIYMPGESITRLPAVGTEIKIHTYLNVREDAMQLFGFLTKDDLRVFRLVIGVSGIGPKGGLNILSCLSPDDLRFAVMAGDAKAISKAPGIGKKTAEKLIIELKDKLSIEDTLSRLGDSEEEPMAVSSGISEIQSEAVQALTALGYAASEAAKAVKLAAPSPQDSVEDVLKAALKQMISL comes from the coding sequence ATGATTTCATATATTAGAGGAACGCTTGCGGAGATAGAAGAAGACAGGATTCTTGTAGATGTAGGAGGTATCGGTTACGGAATCTATATGCCGGGAGAATCTATTACAAGACTTCCGGCGGTTGGAACAGAGATAAAGATTCACACATATCTGAATGTGCGGGAAGATGCGATGCAGTTGTTTGGATTTTTAACAAAAGATGACTTAAGGGTATTTCGTCTTGTGATTGGAGTCAGCGGAATCGGACCAAAGGGCGGATTGAACATCCTGTCTTGTCTCAGCCCGGATGACCTGAGATTTGCGGTAATGGCAGGTGATGCAAAAGCAATTTCGAAAGCACCCGGGATTGGGAAGAAAACAGCGGAAAAGCTGATTATTGAATTGAAAGATAAGTTGAGTATCGAAGATACGTTATCTCGGCTTGGAGATTCAGAAGAAGAACCCATGGCGGTTTCTTCCGGAATATCAGAGATACAGTCGGAAGCAGTTCAGGCACTTACTGCACTTGGATATGCAGCTTCTGAGGCGGCAAAAGCTGTAAAACTGGCGGCGCCTTCGCCGCAGGACAGCGTAGAAGATGTATTAAAAGCGGCGCTGAAGCAGATGATCAGTTTATAG
- a CDS encoding Gx transporter family protein, which yields MRRQAAYFGVLTALALIFSYVETFIPVPIGIPGIKLGLANLVVVIALYKMDILSAYTLAVLRVVLAGFLFGNLFSILYSLAGSLLSVSVMFLLKKTELFSVVGVSFGGGVAHNLGQLLVAAAVVESYDVFYYVPVLIIAGLLTGAAIGFVAREMLKRLQKLLI from the coding sequence TTGAGACGACAGGCAGCATATTTTGGAGTATTGACAGCGCTTGCGCTTATTTTCAGCTATGTAGAAACATTCATCCCGGTGCCGATTGGGATTCCGGGAATAAAGCTTGGTCTTGCAAATCTTGTGGTTGTGATCGCGCTGTACAAGATGGATATTTTATCGGCGTATACATTGGCAGTTTTGCGAGTTGTACTGGCAGGATTCTTGTTTGGAAACCTGTTTAGCATCTTATATAGTTTGGCAGGAAGCCTTTTGAGTGTGTCGGTAATGTTTTTGCTTAAAAAAACAGAATTGTTTAGTGTAGTCGGAGTAAGCTTTGGAGGAGGAGTTGCCCACAATCTTGGTCAATTACTTGTGGCAGCGGCTGTAGTGGAAAGCTACGATGTATTTTACTATGTTCCGGTTCTGATTATTGCAGGGCTTCTTACAGGAGCTGCGATTGGATTTGTGGCCAGAGAGATGCTGAAGCGGCTGCAGAAGCTTTTGATATAG
- a CDS encoding NusG domain II-containing protein, with product MKRNDYLLAGVICLTAMVLWVFQIVNRDSGTTVVVKTDGRIYGTYRLDCNREILIDDHNLLVIEEGKAYMKWADCKDQLCVHQKEIASENESIICLPNKVIAEVSGRADTQPETDATAQ from the coding sequence ATGAAACGAAATGATTATCTGCTGGCAGGAGTAATCTGTCTTACAGCTATGGTGCTGTGGGTGTTTCAGATTGTAAATCGGGATTCAGGAACTACCGTTGTTGTAAAGACGGACGGACGTATTTACGGAACGTATCGTTTGGATTGCAATCGGGAGATTTTAATTGATGATCATAATCTGCTTGTGATTGAAGAGGGAAAAGCATATATGAAATGGGCAGACTGTAAAGACCAGTTGTGTGTGCATCAGAAAGAAATCGCGTCGGAGAATGAGAGTATCATTTGCCTTCCGAATAAAGTAATTGCAGAGGTGTCCGGAAGGGCAGATACGCAGCCGGAAACAGATGCAACGGCACAGTAA
- a CDS encoding DUF2752 domain-containing protein: MCREMSKENHFIKKAKKVQRTKQYRRRSPGEVLRTALQLVREDIRAYGLAVVIIAGYLFFCLKFFYSSCPIVMLTGFPCPGCGLTRAGIALLHFRFAEAFQMHPMIYPIAVFVLVFLVCRYLLQKPTRFLLKYVVLILAAMGILYVYRMLKYFPNHEPMTYYYGAVFRFL; this comes from the coding sequence ATGTGCAGAGAAATGTCCAAAGAAAATCATTTTATAAAAAAGGCAAAAAAAGTTCAGAGGACAAAGCAGTATCGCAGACGCTCACCGGGAGAGGTTCTGCGTACTGCCCTGCAGCTTGTTAGGGAAGATATCCGTGCATATGGTCTGGCAGTTGTGATTATTGCCGGATATCTTTTCTTCTGTTTGAAATTTTTTTACAGCAGCTGTCCGATTGTAATGCTGACCGGCTTTCCCTGTCCCGGATGCGGATTAACGAGAGCAGGAATCGCACTGCTTCATTTTCGATTTGCAGAAGCATTTCAAATGCATCCGATGATCTATCCGATTGCAGTATTCGTGCTGGTGTTTTTGGTTTGCCGTTATCTTTTGCAGAAACCTACTCGCTTTCTTCTGAAATATGTGGTTCTGATTCTGGCAGCAATGGGAATTCTTTATGTATATCGAATGTTGAAATACTTTCCGAATCATGAGCCGATGACTTATTACTATGGAGCTGTATTTCGATTTTTGTAA
- a CDS encoding RnfABCDGE type electron transport complex subunit B, which translates to MIMGIILAAVIVGGTGLFIGVFLGVAGKKFAVEVDPREEEIGSVLPGNNCGGCGYAGCSGLAAAIVKGEAPVGACPVGGAPVAEKIAEIMGENVGESVRMTAFVKCAGTCEKAKQKYDYTGIEDCVMAGMMQNGGPKGCTYGCLGFGSCVKACPFDAIHIVDGVAVVDKEACKSCGKCVAACPKGLIELVPYEQKHLVQCSSKDKGKDVMAVCSVGCIGCRMCQKVCEFDAVTVENNIAHIDPEKCTGCGKCAEKCPKKIIL; encoded by the coding sequence ATGATCATGGGAATTATTTTAGCCGCAGTAATTGTTGGCGGTACCGGATTATTTATTGGCGTTTTCCTCGGAGTAGCCGGCAAAAAATTTGCTGTTGAAGTGGATCCGCGAGAAGAAGAGATCGGAAGTGTTCTTCCGGGAAATAACTGCGGAGGCTGCGGGTATGCAGGATGTTCAGGACTGGCAGCTGCAATTGTGAAAGGAGAAGCGCCGGTTGGGGCTTGTCCGGTAGGCGGAGCGCCTGTAGCTGAGAAGATTGCTGAGATTATGGGAGAGAATGTCGGAGAATCTGTTCGCATGACGGCATTTGTAAAATGTGCCGGCACATGTGAAAAGGCAAAACAGAAATATGATTATACAGGTATTGAAGACTGTGTAATGGCTGGAATGATGCAAAATGGGGGGCCAAAAGGATGTACTTACGGGTGTCTTGGCTTCGGCTCCTGCGTAAAGGCATGTCCATTTGATGCAATCCACATCGTTGATGGTGTAGCAGTTGTAGATAAAGAGGCATGCAAATCCTGTGGAAAATGTGTAGCAGCATGTCCGAAAGGATTGATTGAGCTTGTTCCATATGAACAGAAGCATCTTGTACAGTGCAGTTCCAAAGACAAAGGAAAAGATGTCATGGCAGTATGTTCTGTTGGATGTATCGGATGCCGTATGTGTCAGAAAGTATGTGAATTTGATGCAGTCACAGTTGAAAATAATATTGCTCATATCGATCCGGAGAAATGTACCGGATGTGGAAAATGTGCAGAGAAATGTCCAAAGAAAATCATTTTATAA
- a CDS encoding RnfABCDGE type electron transport complex subunit A produces the protein MKELLIIAIGSALVNNVVLSQFLGICPFLGVSKKVETAAGMGGAVVFVITIASFVTGLIYKYILANPAILGGKLVYLQTIVFILVIACLVQFVEMFLKKAMPSLYQALGVYLPLITTNCAVLGVALTNVQKEYNVLTGVINGFGTAIGFLVAIVIMAGIREKVDNNTGIPEAFKGTPIVLVTAALMSIAFFGFSGLI, from the coding sequence ATGAAAGAATTATTGATCATTGCGATTGGTTCTGCACTTGTAAATAACGTTGTACTCAGCCAGTTCTTAGGAATCTGTCCATTTCTTGGGGTATCCAAGAAGGTTGAGACAGCTGCCGGAATGGGAGGCGCTGTTGTATTCGTTATAACAATCGCATCATTTGTAACAGGACTGATCTATAAATATATTCTGGCGAATCCTGCAATTCTCGGAGGAAAACTGGTTTATCTGCAGACAATTGTTTTCATCCTTGTAATTGCATGTCTCGTACAGTTTGTAGAAATGTTTTTAAAGAAAGCCATGCCGTCATTGTATCAGGCATTGGGAGTATACCTCCCACTGATCACAACAAACTGCGCTGTACTTGGAGTTGCACTGACAAATGTGCAGAAAGAGTACAATGTTTTAACAGGTGTGATCAATGGTTTCGGCACAGCAATCGGATTTCTTGTAGCGATTGTAATTATGGCAGGAATTAGAGAGAAAGTTGACAATAATACCGGAATTCCGGAAGCATTTAAAGGAACACCGATTGTTCTTGTAACGGCAGCGCTGATGTCTATTGCTTTCTTTGGTTTTTCCGGACTGATATAG
- a CDS encoding electron transport complex subunit E yields the protein MNKCTERLWNGLVKENPTFVLMLGMCPTLAVTTSAVNGVGMGLSTTVVLVLSNMLISMLRKIIPDSVRMPAFIVVVASFVTIVQFLLQGFVPSLYASLGLYIPLIVVNCIILGRAESYASKNPVLPSIFDGIGMGLGFTVGLTAIGIVRELIGAGQIFGFQVMPSAYEPVTIFILAPGAFLVLAGLVAVQNKVKANAAKKNKAAAPSEGGCPEGGCASCKGCTGNIFPTGQEKE from the coding sequence ATGAATAAATGTACAGAGAGACTATGGAATGGTCTCGTAAAAGAAAATCCTACGTTTGTCCTGATGCTCGGTATGTGTCCGACACTTGCGGTAACAACATCCGCAGTCAATGGAGTGGGAATGGGTCTTTCTACAACAGTAGTACTTGTATTATCGAATATGCTGATCTCCATGTTACGGAAAATTATTCCGGATTCTGTCAGAATGCCGGCATTTATCGTTGTTGTTGCATCATTTGTAACGATTGTGCAGTTTCTTCTGCAGGGATTTGTGCCAAGTTTATATGCTTCTCTCGGACTCTATATTCCGTTGATCGTTGTAAACTGCATTATTCTGGGACGTGCAGAGAGTTATGCTTCAAAAAACCCGGTACTTCCATCTATTTTTGACGGAATCGGAATGGGGCTTGGTTTTACAGTGGGGCTGACAGCAATCGGTATTGTCCGTGAACTTATTGGAGCCGGTCAGATTTTTGGATTTCAGGTAATGCCGTCTGCTTATGAGCCGGTTACAATCTTTATTTTAGCGCCGGGAGCATTTCTTGTACTTGCAGGACTTGTGGCAGTACAGAATAAAGTAAAAGCCAATGCGGCTAAGAAAAACAAGGCAGCAGCACCATCAGAAGGCGGATGTCCGGAGGGAGGATGTGCTTCCTGCAAAGGATGTACAGGTAATATCTTCCCGACAGGTCAGGAAAAGGAGTAG
- a CDS encoding RnfABCDGE type electron transport complex subunit G: protein MNKIMKNTLILTAITLVSGLLLGIVYEVTKEPIAASQEAAKQEAYRQVLPEADAFEPMTVDVNEAAAAVEQATIGGSAVNAVIDEAAKALSGSEEIGYVVTVTDKEGYGGNIQISVGILSDGTLNGISILSISETAGLGMNAQEPEFYEQFSGKQAAQFEVTKNGAASDSEIDAISGATITSKAVTGGVNAALAYYQNVLGGSVNE, encoded by the coding sequence ATGAATAAGATTATGAAAAATACGTTGATTCTGACAGCGATCACACTTGTATCCGGTTTGCTGCTTGGGATCGTATATGAAGTAACGAAAGAACCGATTGCTGCATCTCAGGAAGCAGCGAAACAGGAAGCCTATCGTCAGGTGCTTCCGGAGGCAGATGCATTTGAGCCAATGACAGTTGATGTAAATGAAGCTGCAGCAGCTGTTGAACAGGCGACGATTGGCGGATCAGCTGTAAATGCTGTTATTGATGAAGCAGCAAAAGCACTTAGCGGAAGCGAAGAAATCGGATATGTAGTGACGGTGACAGATAAAGAAGGATATGGCGGAAATATTCAGATTTCTGTCGGAATTCTGTCCGATGGAACTTTGAATGGAATTTCAATTCTGTCAATCAGCGAAACTGCAGGTCTTGGTATGAATGCGCAGGAACCGGAGTTTTACGAACAGTTTTCAGGAAAACAGGCTGCTCAGTTTGAAGTAACAAAAAATGGCGCAGCATCAGATTCTGAAATCGATGCGATCAGTGGTGCAACGATTACATCGAAAGCTGTTACCGGTGGAGTAAATGCAGCATTAGCCTATTATCAAAATGTGTTAGGAGGCAGTGTCAATGAATAA
- a CDS encoding RnfABCDGE type electron transport complex subunit D gives MSEQYHLSSSPHVRDKITTSNIMLMVTIALLPAAAFGVFNFGLPALWNIIVTTAAAVLTEYVYEKLMHKKITINDFSAVVTGLLLALNLPPTAPLWMGALGSVFAILVVKQLFGGLGQNFMNPALGARCFLLISFTGRMTTFVYDGVTSATPLAQMRADGSLEGVNTFKMLLGTIPGTIGETSVIAIMIGAIFLLLLGIIDLRIPGTYIATFVIFISIFGGHGFDPQFITAHLCGGGLMLGAWFMATDYVTSPITKRGQIVYGMLLGILTGLFRLFGGSAEGVSYAIIISNMLVPLIEKVTLPKPFGKGGEK, from the coding sequence GTGAGTGAACAATATCATCTTTCATCATCTCCGCATGTCCGGGATAAAATTACGACAAGCAATATTATGCTTATGGTAACAATTGCATTGTTGCCGGCAGCAGCATTTGGCGTATTTAATTTTGGACTTCCGGCATTGTGGAATATTATCGTGACGACAGCAGCAGCAGTTTTGACAGAATATGTTTATGAAAAGCTGATGCATAAGAAAATAACTATCAATGATTTCAGTGCAGTTGTAACAGGTCTTTTGCTGGCACTGAACCTTCCGCCGACAGCGCCGCTCTGGATGGGAGCGCTTGGAAGTGTTTTTGCAATTCTTGTTGTAAAACAGCTGTTTGGAGGATTAGGACAGAATTTTATGAACCCTGCGCTTGGTGCAAGGTGTTTCCTTTTGATTTCCTTTACTGGAAGAATGACAACATTTGTATATGATGGTGTGACATCAGCAACACCTTTGGCACAGATGCGGGCTGACGGAAGTCTTGAAGGAGTCAATACATTCAAAATGCTTCTTGGAACGATTCCGGGAACGATTGGTGAGACTTCTGTTATTGCAATTATGATTGGTGCGATCTTCCTTCTGCTTCTTGGCATCATCGATCTTCGCATCCCTGGTACATATATTGCTACATTTGTGATCTTTATCAGTATTTTTGGCGGACATGGATTTGATCCGCAGTTTATTACAGCACATCTGTGCGGCGGCGGTCTGATGCTCGGTGCATGGTTCATGGCAACGGATTATGTAACCTCACCGATTACAAAGAGAGGGCAGATTGTATATGGCATGCTGCTTGGTATCCTGACAGGATTGTTCCGTCTCTTCGGCGGCTCTGCAGAAGGTGTATCTTATGCGATCATTATCAGCAATATGCTTGTACCGTTGATTGAGAAGGTAACTCTTCCAAAACCATTTGGTAAAGGAGGAGAGAAATAA
- the rsxC gene encoding electron transport complex subunit RsxC → MKLVTFKGGVHPNDGKSLAKDKAIQVLKPKGTLVYPLSQHIGAPAQAIVSVGDRVLKGQKIAESSGFVSSPIYASVSGTVKAIEPRYNPTGAKVNSIVIENDEQYEEVTYEERKPLIYMTKEEILNIIAEAGIVGMGGAGFPTRVKLSPKEPEKIDYIIANCAECEPYITADYRRMLENPDELISGLKVVLQLFDNATGILAIEDNKSDCIQRLEELVQNEPRIKVVALQTKYPQGAERQLIYASTGRAINSSMLPADAGCVVDNVETLISIHRAVITGKPLMERVVTVSGDAVNEPGNFLVPLGMNQNELIEAAGGFKGEPEKIISGGPMMGFAMFTTDTPVTKTSSAILGFTEDEVAKQEATACINCGRCVDACPSRIIPSRLADFAERMDESSFVKWEGLECVECGSCSYVCPAKRHLKQAIGSMRKIALSHKKK, encoded by the coding sequence ATGAAGCTTGTAACATTTAAAGGTGGTGTTCATCCGAATGATGGCAAAAGTCTCGCCAAAGACAAAGCCATCCAGGTATTGAAACCGAAAGGGACTCTTGTATACCCTCTTTCACAGCATATAGGTGCGCCTGCACAGGCAATCGTTTCTGTTGGTGATAGAGTGTTGAAAGGGCAAAAGATTGCTGAAAGCAGTGGATTTGTATCATCACCGATTTACGCATCTGTTTCCGGTACGGTAAAAGCAATTGAGCCGAGATATAATCCGACAGGTGCAAAGGTAAACAGTATTGTGATCGAAAATGATGAACAGTATGAAGAAGTAACCTATGAAGAGCGAAAACCGCTGATCTACATGACAAAAGAAGAAATTCTTAATATCATTGCAGAGGCGGGGATCGTTGGAATGGGAGGTGCAGGTTTCCCGACAAGGGTAAAACTGTCTCCGAAAGAACCTGAAAAGATAGATTATATTATTGCAAACTGTGCAGAGTGTGAACCGTATATTACGGCGGACTATCGCAGAATGCTGGAAAATCCGGATGAGCTTATCAGCGGTCTGAAGGTTGTTCTTCAGTTATTTGATAATGCTACAGGAATTTTGGCGATAGAAGATAATAAATCAGACTGTATCCAACGGTTAGAAGAGCTTGTTCAGAATGAACCGAGAATCAAAGTAGTAGCACTTCAGACAAAGTATCCGCAGGGTGCAGAGCGTCAATTGATTTATGCCTCTACAGGCAGGGCGATCAATTCAAGTATGCTGCCGGCAGATGCAGGCTGTGTAGTAGATAATGTGGAGACATTAATCAGCATTCATCGAGCAGTCATTACCGGAAAACCATTAATGGAACGAGTAGTAACAGTAAGTGGAGATGCTGTAAATGAACCTGGCAATTTCCTTGTTCCACTCGGAATGAATCAAAATGAATTGATTGAAGCGGCAGGAGGATTCAAAGGGGAACCGGAAAAAATTATTTCCGGCGGACCAATGATGGGATTTGCTATGTTTACGACAGATACGCCTGTGACTAAGACATCTTCTGCAATTCTCGGATTTACAGAAGATGAAGTTGCAAAACAGGAAGCAACGGCCTGCATTAACTGCGGACGATGTGTAGATGCGTGTCCGAGTCGGATTATTCCGTCAAGACTTGCAGATTTTGCAGAGCGGATGGATGAGTCTTCTTTTGTAAAATGGGAAGGGCTGGAATGTGTAGAGTGCGGTTCCTGCAGCTATGTTTGTCCGGCAAAACGTCATTTAAAGCAGGCAATCGGATCTATGAGAAAAATCGCTTTATCGCATAAAAAGAAATAG
- the rpsA gene encoding 30S ribosomal protein S1, giving the protein MSDLTFEQMLEESFKTIHNGEVVDGTVIDVKPDEIILNIGYKADGIITRSEYTNETGVDLTTLVSVGDPMTVKVLKVNDGEGQVLLTYKRLAAEKGNERLREAFENKEVLKATVTQILGGGLSVVVDEARVFIPASLVSDTYEKDLGKYQGQEIEFVISEFNPRRNRIIGDRRQLLVAKKAELQKELFAKLQVGDTVEGTVKNVTDFGAFIDLGGVDGLLHISEMSWGRVENPKKVFQVGDTVKVLVKDINDTKVALSLKFPETNPWANAAEAYAVGSVVTGKVARMTDFGAFVELAPGVDALLHVSQISRAHVEKPADVLSIGQEITAKVVDLNEEEKKISLSMKALEPETSSEEAAEEE; this is encoded by the coding sequence ATGTCAGATTTAACTTTTGAACAAATGTTAGAAGAGTCATTTAAAACAATACATAACGGAGAGGTAGTAGACGGTACAGTTATCGATGTAAAACCGGATGAGATTATCCTGAACATCGGATATAAAGCAGACGGTATCATTACACGCAGTGAATATACAAACGAAACCGGTGTAGATCTTACAACGCTTGTATCTGTTGGAGATCCGATGACAGTGAAAGTTCTGAAAGTCAATGACGGAGAAGGTCAGGTGCTCTTAACATATAAGAGATTGGCAGCTGAAAAAGGCAACGAAAGACTGCGTGAAGCATTTGAGAACAAAGAAGTTCTGAAAGCAACTGTAACTCAGATTTTAGGCGGCGGCTTAAGTGTTGTTGTTGATGAAGCAAGAGTATTTATTCCGGCAAGCCTTGTGTCTGACACATATGAGAAAGACTTAGGAAAATATCAGGGACAGGAAATTGAATTTGTTATCAGCGAATTCAACCCAAGAAGAAACCGTATTATCGGAGACAGAAGACAGCTTCTTGTTGCTAAGAAAGCAGAACTTCAGAAAGAATTATTTGCAAAACTTCAGGTTGGTGATACAGTAGAAGGAACTGTTAAGAATGTAACAGATTTTGGTGCATTCATTGACCTCGGCGGAGTAGACGGTTTACTTCATATTTCTGAAATGTCCTGGGGCAGAGTAGAGAACCCGAAAAAAGTATTCCAGGTAGGCGATACTGTGAAAGTTCTTGTAAAAGATATTAACGATACAAAAGTTGCTTTATCTTTAAAATTCCCAGAGACAAATCCGTGGGCAAATGCAGCTGAAGCATATGCTGTTGGAAGCGTTGTAACAGGAAAAGTCGCAAGAATGACAGATTTTGGTGCATTCGTAGAACTTGCTCCGGGTGTAGATGCATTACTTCATGTATCTCAGATTTCAAGAGCACATGTTGAAAAACCGGCAGATGTGCTGAGCATTGGTCAGGAGATTACAGCAAAAGTAGTAGACCTGAATGAAGAAGAGAAAAAAATCAGCTTAAGCATGAAAGCATTAGAACCAGAGACATCATCTGAAGAAGCAGCAGAGGAAGAATAA
- the ispH gene encoding 4-hydroxy-3-methylbut-2-enyl diphosphate reductase — protein sequence MQIKVAKTAGFCFGVKRAVETVYEQAETNQGKKIYTYGPIIHNEIVVNDLRQKGVEVIESEEELASLKDGIVVIRSHGVAKHIYDLLEENQIVCVDATCPFVKKIHRIVAEESAKGKEIIIIGNEKHPEVEGIKGWSETKVTVIGSKEDACRFQTSFDQELCIVSQTTFNYNKFKELVEIIEKMGYHISVLNTICSATKERQDEALCIAGEVDAMLVIGDKHSSNTQKLFEISKKACNNTYYIQTLDDLDLNQLGSSETVGITAGASTPNKIIEEVQNNVRFNF from the coding sequence ATGCAGATAAAAGTAGCAAAAACAGCAGGGTTTTGTTTTGGGGTAAAGCGGGCTGTAGAGACTGTTTATGAGCAGGCAGAAACAAATCAGGGGAAAAAGATTTATACTTATGGTCCGATTATTCATAATGAGATTGTTGTGAATGATCTCCGGCAAAAAGGGGTAGAAGTAATCGAATCAGAAGAAGAGCTGGCTTCATTGAAAGATGGGATTGTTGTGATCCGTTCCCACGGTGTAGCAAAACATATTTATGATCTTTTGGAAGAAAATCAGATTGTCTGTGTGGATGCTACCTGTCCTTTTGTTAAAAAAATTCACAGAATCGTTGCAGAAGAGAGCGCGAAAGGCAAAGAAATTATTATTATCGGGAATGAAAAACATCCGGAAGTGGAAGGAATCAAAGGGTGGTCCGAAACAAAAGTGACAGTGATCGGATCAAAAGAAGATGCCTGCAGATTTCAGACTTCATTTGATCAGGAGCTGTGTATTGTATCACAGACGACATTTAATTACAATAAATTTAAAGAATTAGTTGAAATTATAGAAAAAATGGGGTATCATATAAGTGTTTTAAATACGATTTGCAGTGCTACGAAAGAACGTCAGGATGAGGCGCTTTGCATTGCCGGGGAAGTTGATGCCATGCTTGTCATTGGCGATAAGCACAGCTCGAATACCCAAAAGCTATTTGAAATATCAAAAAAAGCATGTAACAATACGTACTATATTCAGACACTTGACGATTTGGATTTGAATCAATTAGGGTCCTCGGAAACAGTAGGTATTACAGCTGGGGCATCGACGCCCAATAAAATAATTGAGGAGGTTCAAAATAATGTCAGATTTAACTTTTGA